One window from the genome of Mumia sp. ZJ1417 encodes:
- a CDS encoding Dyp-type peroxidase translates to MTSVSRFPEPQAVTSPLTEHAVFLVVTIEDGPAAADAARTTIADVDALVRSVGFRSLHAGLTCVIGIGSDAWDRFGAPDRPAHLHPFVPIDGYRHDAPSTAGDLLFHIRASRHDMCFELERLILARLGDSVRVVDDTPGFRYFDARDLLGFVDGTENPVGDELGEAAYIDDEPDFLGGSYVITQRYSHDLSAWERLSTEEQERIIGRTKADDVELDDAVMPSNSHVTLNTVTDDDGSELDIVRFNMAFGSYTAGEVGTYFIGYAKSPETTELMLQNMFVGDPPGNYDRILDFSTATSGCLFFVPSSATLEMLGDLPSVEPVETTRPPVEPQPSVEPVETTHPTTDGSLSVGSLRGEYDR, encoded by the coding sequence GTGACCAGCGTCTCCCGATTTCCCGAGCCGCAGGCCGTCACCTCACCGCTGACCGAGCACGCCGTCTTCCTCGTGGTCACCATCGAGGACGGGCCGGCCGCCGCCGACGCAGCACGGACGACGATCGCCGACGTCGACGCTCTCGTGCGCTCGGTCGGATTCCGCAGCCTCCATGCCGGCCTGACCTGTGTCATCGGCATCGGCTCCGACGCATGGGACCGCTTCGGCGCACCTGACCGGCCGGCCCATCTCCATCCGTTCGTGCCGATCGACGGCTACCGCCACGATGCCCCGAGCACCGCGGGCGACCTGCTGTTCCACATCCGCGCGTCCCGCCACGACATGTGCTTCGAGCTGGAGCGTCTGATCCTCGCGCGCCTCGGCGACTCCGTACGGGTCGTCGACGACACCCCGGGCTTCCGCTACTTCGACGCCCGCGACCTGCTCGGGTTCGTCGACGGTACGGAGAACCCCGTCGGCGACGAGCTCGGCGAGGCCGCGTACATCGACGACGAGCCCGACTTCCTCGGCGGCAGCTACGTGATCACGCAGCGCTACTCCCACGACCTCTCCGCATGGGAACGGCTGTCGACAGAGGAGCAGGAGCGGATCATCGGTCGTACGAAGGCCGACGACGTAGAGCTCGACGACGCCGTGATGCCGTCCAACTCGCACGTCACGCTCAACACGGTCACCGACGACGACGGCAGCGAGCTCGACATCGTTCGGTTCAACATGGCGTTCGGGAGCTATACCGCGGGCGAGGTCGGTACGTACTTCATCGGCTACGCCAAGAGTCCCGAGACCACCGAGCTGATGCTCCAGAACATGTTTGTCGGCGACCCGCCCGGCAACTACGACCGGATCCTCGACTTCTCGACCGCGACGAGCGGGTGCCTCTTCTTTGTCCCGTCGTCGGCCACGCTGGAGATGCTCGGCGACCTTCCGTCGGTCGAGCCTGTCGAGACCACACGCCCGCCGGTCGAGCCCCAGCCGTCGGTCGAGCCTGTCGAGACCACCCACCCCACCACCGACGGCTCGCTGAGCGTCGGCAGCCTCAGAGGAGAGTACGACCGATGA
- the catA gene encoding type A chloramphenicol O-acetyltransferase, translating into MVVPTLIDTGTWPRRQHFEHYRQRVPCTYSMTVELDVTAFTAAMRRSTYKTYLAQVWALASVVNRHDEFKMCLTESGEPAVWPVVHPAFTTFNPERETFACVWAPYDPDFGSFHDVAAPLLAEHSRATEFFPQGTPPANTFDVSSLPWGSFTGFTLNIGNSWDHLAPIFTLGRHTTRDSRVLLPLAVQVHHAAADGFHSARLVNELQALVADPTWLD; encoded by the coding sequence ATGGTTGTTCCGACCCTGATCGATACAGGCACGTGGCCGCGCCGACAGCACTTCGAGCACTATCGCCAGCGCGTTCCGTGCACGTACTCGATGACAGTCGAGCTCGACGTCACCGCGTTCACCGCGGCAATGCGTCGATCGACGTACAAGACCTACCTCGCCCAAGTCTGGGCACTCGCCTCCGTCGTCAACCGGCACGACGAGTTCAAGATGTGCCTCACCGAGTCGGGGGAGCCGGCTGTCTGGCCAGTCGTGCACCCGGCCTTCACGACCTTCAACCCCGAGCGCGAGACGTTTGCGTGCGTGTGGGCACCCTACGACCCCGACTTCGGTTCGTTCCACGACGTCGCCGCTCCCCTGCTCGCGGAGCACAGTCGCGCCACCGAGTTCTTCCCGCAGGGGACACCACCGGCCAACACGTTCGATGTGTCGAGCCTCCCGTGGGGATCCTTCACGGGGTTCACCCTCAACATCGGCAACAGCTGGGACCACCTCGCGCCGATCTTCACGCTCGGCCGGCACACCACGCGAGACAGCCGGGTCCTGCTCCCCCTCGCCGTACAGGTGCACCACGCCGCTGCAGACGGGTTCCACTCAGCACGGCTCGTCAACGAGCTGCAGGCCCTCGTCGCAGACCCGACGTGGCTGGATTGA
- the menB gene encoding 1,4-dihydroxy-2-naphthoyl-CoA synthase: MTDSTPTVWNSTGDYSDIRYETTDDGIAKITINRPEVHNAFRPQTIIEISDALDVAREDETVGVIILTGAGDKAFCSGGDQRVRGDSGYKTDATATGRFHVTDLHVQMRRCPKPIVAMVAGWAIGGGHVLHVVADLTIAADNARFGQVGPKVGSFDGGFGASSLSQLVGMKKAKEIWFLCRQYDAQQALEMGMVNTVVPLADLETETVKWCREMLALSPYALRLMKASFHASEDGYAGLQQLAHDTNLLFYGNDEAKEGREAYKEKRTPDFSRFPRRP, from the coding sequence ATGACTGACTCGACCCCCACTGTCTGGAACTCGACCGGCGACTACTCCGACATCCGGTATGAGACCACCGACGACGGCATCGCGAAGATCACGATCAACCGGCCCGAGGTGCACAACGCCTTCCGGCCGCAGACGATCATCGAGATCTCCGACGCCCTCGACGTGGCTCGCGAGGACGAGACGGTCGGCGTCATCATCCTCACCGGTGCCGGCGACAAGGCGTTCTGCTCCGGCGGCGACCAGCGCGTCCGCGGCGACTCCGGCTACAAGACCGACGCCACGGCCACCGGGCGCTTCCACGTCACAGACCTGCACGTGCAGATGCGGCGCTGCCCCAAGCCGATCGTCGCGATGGTCGCCGGGTGGGCCATCGGCGGCGGACACGTCCTCCACGTGGTCGCCGACCTCACGATCGCCGCCGACAACGCGCGGTTCGGCCAGGTCGGGCCCAAGGTCGGCTCGTTCGACGGCGGCTTCGGCGCGAGCTCGCTCTCGCAGCTCGTCGGCATGAAGAAGGCCAAGGAGATCTGGTTCCTCTGCCGCCAGTACGACGCGCAGCAGGCGCTCGAGATGGGCATGGTCAACACCGTCGTCCCGCTCGCCGACCTCGAGACCGAGACCGTCAAGTGGTGCCGCGAGATGCTTGCACTCTCCCCGTACGCGCTGCGCCTCATGAAGGCGAGCTTCCACGCCTCCGAGGACGGTTACGCCGGACTCCAGCAGCTTGCGCACGACACCAACCTGCTCTTCTACGGCAACGACGAGGCCAAGGAGGGCCGCGAGGCCTACAAGGAGAAGCGCACGCCCGACTTCTCCCGGTTCCCTCGGCGCCCGTGA
- a CDS encoding alpha/beta hydrolase — protein MSRTMDPRGPEVVSLAGDNLRVVDKPRHSKRAALLSTALRVTVKPALSVWSYAPGAPWPTGLLESVAGLLPAPRNATVEDIRLPQCDAEVIRAGSAEHAETHAVLYLHGGAFLVGGLNTHRGLAARLSATSGCTVLNVGYRMMPKHPVSQAVEDGLSGYRWLLDQGFPPERIVVAGDSAGGYLAFAVTLAILDADLEAPAGLVAMSPLTDFDPDRKLDQPGRPSCALFPRSAWRGFLRLVDLVENELLSDLLQPASSLVDADLHGLPPTLIQVGSDELVLPDAELMAIRLARSDVEVELQIWEKQVHVFQVAVDLVPEAREATREVGRFVRRTTSDGRRRVARRRRAVGSVR, from the coding sequence ATGAGTCGCACGATGGACCCCCGTGGTCCGGAGGTCGTCTCGCTCGCCGGCGACAACCTGCGGGTGGTGGACAAGCCTCGCCACAGCAAGCGCGCGGCACTGCTGTCCACCGCGCTGCGGGTGACCGTGAAGCCGGCGCTCTCCGTCTGGTCGTACGCACCCGGCGCCCCGTGGCCGACCGGGCTCCTCGAGAGCGTGGCGGGGCTGCTGCCGGCGCCGCGCAACGCGACGGTGGAGGACATCCGGCTCCCGCAGTGCGATGCCGAGGTGATCCGTGCCGGATCTGCCGAGCACGCCGAGACCCACGCGGTGCTCTATCTGCACGGCGGCGCCTTCCTCGTCGGCGGGCTCAACACGCACCGCGGTCTCGCCGCACGGCTGTCGGCGACCAGCGGCTGCACGGTCCTCAACGTCGGCTATCGCATGATGCCGAAGCACCCGGTGAGCCAGGCCGTCGAGGACGGGCTCTCGGGCTACCGGTGGCTGCTCGACCAGGGCTTTCCGCCCGAGCGCATCGTCGTCGCCGGCGACTCGGCCGGCGGCTACCTCGCGTTCGCCGTCACGCTCGCGATCCTCGACGCCGACCTGGAGGCTCCCGCGGGCCTGGTCGCCATGTCCCCGCTGACCGACTTCGATCCCGATCGCAAGCTCGACCAGCCTGGCCGCCCGTCGTGCGCGTTGTTCCCGAGGTCGGCGTGGCGCGGGTTCCTCCGGCTCGTCGACCTGGTCGAGAACGAGCTGCTGTCCGACCTCCTGCAGCCAGCGTCGTCGCTCGTGGACGCCGACCTGCACGGACTGCCGCCCACCCTCATCCAGGTGGGGTCGGACGAGCTCGTCCTCCCCGACGCCGAGCTGATGGCGATCCGCCTCGCACGCTCGGATGTCGAGGTCGAGCTGCAGATCTGGGAGAAGCAGGTTCACGTCTTCCAGGTCGCAGTCGACCTCGTGCCCGAGGCGCGCGAGGCGACGCGCGAGGTAGGGCGGTTCGTCCGCCGCACGACGTCAGACGGTCGACGCCGCGTCGCCCGCAGACGACGCGCTGTCGGTTCCGTCCGCTGA
- a CDS encoding alpha/beta fold hydrolase — protein sequence MSAGWPERRAVEAGSLVFDVGFDGPADGEPVLLLHGFPQTSESWLDVAPVLANAGLRVIAPDQRGYSPGARPDGVDSYAVPRLVGDVLGLMDALGYDSAHVVGHDWGAAVAWALTAHHPERVRSLVALSVPHLAAYGWALVHDEDQQQRAAYIGLMRTPGKAEEVLLADDARRITAMYGGMVPDDRAASYVAAMQEPGALTAALSWYRAMGRDLDATPSVTVPTTYIWGGADWALGAAGARRCGEHVQAEYRFVPVQEASHWLPEECPDLVAQEIVARVRG from the coding sequence ATGAGCGCGGGCTGGCCGGAGCGGCGCGCGGTCGAGGCGGGCAGTCTGGTCTTCGACGTCGGCTTCGACGGGCCCGCCGACGGCGAGCCCGTGCTGCTGCTGCACGGCTTCCCGCAGACGTCGGAGTCGTGGCTGGACGTCGCGCCTGTCCTTGCGAACGCCGGGTTGCGGGTGATCGCCCCCGACCAGCGCGGTTACTCGCCCGGCGCCCGCCCTGACGGCGTGGATTCGTACGCGGTGCCGCGCCTCGTCGGAGACGTGCTCGGGCTGATGGACGCCCTCGGGTACGACTCCGCTCACGTGGTCGGTCACGACTGGGGTGCCGCAGTGGCGTGGGCGCTGACGGCGCACCATCCGGAGCGCGTGCGCAGCCTGGTCGCCTTGTCCGTCCCGCACCTCGCCGCGTACGGGTGGGCCCTGGTGCACGACGAGGACCAGCAGCAGCGCGCCGCGTACATCGGCCTCATGCGCACGCCCGGCAAAGCCGAGGAAGTGCTGCTGGCAGACGACGCGCGGCGGATCACCGCAATGTACGGCGGGATGGTGCCCGACGACAGGGCAGCCTCGTACGTCGCCGCGATGCAGGAGCCGGGCGCGCTGACGGCGGCACTGTCGTGGTATAGGGCGATGGGCCGCGACCTCGACGCGACACCCTCGGTGACGGTGCCGACGACCTACATCTGGGGCGGCGCCGACTGGGCGCTCGGCGCGGCCGGCGCCCGGCGGTGCGGTGAGCACGTCCAGGCAGAGTACCGCTTCGTCCCGGTCCAGGAGGCGTCCCACTGGCTTCCCGAGGAGTGCCCCGACCTGGTCGCTCAGGAGATCGTCGCGAGGGTGCGCGGCTGA
- a CDS encoding glycosyltransferase family 39 protein produces the protein MSTAVQERAVHERDAVEVRRGWWTREHALLIALLAATAVAYCWNLTVNGYANEYYSMAVQAGAQDWKAWFFGALDAANGITVDKTPASLWLMGLSARVFGFSSFSMLLPQALLGVASVGVLYAAVRRWFGSSAALIAGAVLATTPVAALMFRFNNPDALLVFLMVAAAWAVTRAIDAKKALRWLVLAGLLIGFAFLAKMLQAFLVLPALALAYGVAGSARLRTRLLHLLAAAGAVVVGAGWWVLIAELWPASARPYIGGSTSNSILELALGYNGLGRLNGEEVGSVGGGGQGGGMWGTPGLGRLFSSEMQTQASWLLPAALVALVALAALSWRLARTDRMRAFAIIWGGWLLVTGLTFSLMQGIIHSYYTAALAPAIAALVGVGVVVLWRRRTELVPRAVLAGTVVLTGLWNWRLLAETPTFVPWLRWVVVFAAVAAGVLLLVGPELPNPGDGARYLAVITATLIGVASLAAPAASAAATIGSAHTGSIVSAGPATGGGPGGGAGTSFLGGGGTAGVSEELVSLLQNSDSRWAAAAQTANGAAPLQLASGEPVLAIGGFNGTDAFPSLEQFQEWVADGEIGFYIPATGHGGGRNSKIETWVTENFTPQTVGGTTVYDLAGHS, from the coding sequence ATGAGCACCGCCGTACAGGAACGTGCTGTTCACGAGCGTGACGCCGTCGAGGTCCGGCGAGGCTGGTGGACGCGGGAGCACGCCCTGCTGATCGCCCTGCTGGCTGCGACCGCGGTCGCGTACTGCTGGAACCTGACCGTCAACGGCTACGCCAACGAGTACTACTCGATGGCCGTGCAGGCCGGGGCGCAGGACTGGAAGGCCTGGTTCTTCGGCGCGCTGGACGCCGCGAACGGCATCACCGTCGACAAGACCCCGGCGTCGCTGTGGCTGATGGGCCTGTCGGCGCGGGTGTTCGGGTTCAGCTCGTTCAGCATGCTGCTCCCGCAGGCGCTGCTTGGGGTCGCGAGCGTCGGCGTCCTGTACGCCGCGGTGCGCCGCTGGTTCGGGTCGTCGGCGGCGTTGATCGCCGGCGCCGTGCTGGCGACGACGCCGGTGGCCGCGCTGATGTTCCGGTTCAACAACCCCGATGCGCTGCTGGTCTTCCTGATGGTGGCGGCCGCGTGGGCCGTGACCCGGGCGATCGACGCCAAGAAGGCGCTGCGATGGCTGGTGCTCGCGGGTCTGCTCATCGGGTTCGCATTCCTCGCCAAGATGCTGCAGGCGTTCCTCGTCCTGCCGGCGCTCGCGCTGGCGTACGGGGTCGCCGGGTCGGCACGCTTGCGGACGCGCCTGCTACACCTCCTCGCCGCAGCCGGCGCGGTCGTCGTCGGCGCGGGATGGTGGGTGCTCATCGCCGAGCTGTGGCCGGCGTCCGCGCGCCCGTACATCGGTGGCTCGACGAGCAACAGCATCCTCGAGCTCGCGCTCGGCTACAACGGCCTCGGTCGCCTCAACGGCGAGGAGGTCGGGTCCGTCGGTGGCGGCGGGCAGGGCGGCGGCATGTGGGGGACGCCCGGCCTCGGACGGCTCTTCAGCTCCGAGATGCAGACGCAGGCGAGCTGGCTCCTGCCGGCCGCCCTGGTCGCACTCGTCGCGCTCGCCGCATTGTCCTGGCGGCTCGCCCGTACGGATCGGATGCGCGCGTTCGCGATCATCTGGGGTGGCTGGCTGCTGGTCACCGGCCTGACGTTCAGCCTGATGCAGGGCATCATCCACAGCTACTACACGGCGGCGCTCGCGCCCGCGATCGCCGCGCTGGTCGGCGTCGGTGTGGTGGTCCTGTGGCGACGCCGTACGGAGCTGGTGCCGCGGGCCGTGCTCGCGGGGACGGTCGTCCTCACCGGCCTCTGGAATTGGCGGCTGCTCGCCGAGACCCCGACGTTCGTGCCCTGGTTGCGCTGGGTGGTCGTGTTCGCGGCCGTCGCGGCTGGTGTGCTCCTGCTCGTCGGGCCGGAGCTTCCGAACCCGGGCGACGGGGCTCGCTACCTCGCCGTGATCACTGCGACCCTCATCGGCGTCGCCTCGCTCGCGGCGCCCGCCGCCTCGGCCGCGGCGACCATCGGCTCGGCGCACACCGGGTCGATCGTGTCCGCCGGACCTGCGACGGGCGGTGGCCCCGGCGGGGGCGCGGGGACCAGCTTCCTCGGCGGCGGCGGGACCGCAGGCGTCAGCGAGGAGCTGGTGAGCCTGCTCCAGAACAGCGACTCCCGCTGGGCCGCGGCCGCGCAGACCGCCAACGGTGCCGCACCCTTGCAGCTCGCCTCGGGCGAACCCGTCCTTGCGATCGGCGGTTTCAACGGCACGGACGCGTTCCCGTCGCTCGAGCAGTTCCAGGAGTGGGTCGCCGACGGCGAGATCGGCTTCTACATCCCCGCGACCGGGCACGGCGGTGGCCGCAACTCCAAGATCGAGACCTGGGTGACAGAGAACTTCACCCCTCAGACCGTGGGCGGGACGACCGTCTACGACCTCGCCGGTCACAGCTGA
- a CDS encoding NAD-dependent malic enzyme produces the protein MPAPSVSYSITIRLEVPAGGSAVSDLTTVVEKAGGVVTALDVTGSHTELLGIDLTVATSDTDHADRIVVALKAIGDADVKKVSDRTFLMHLGGVIEVATKHPLRTRDDLSMIYTPGVARISEAIARDKEDARRLTVKRNAVAVVTDGSAVLGLGDIGPHAALPVMEGKAALFKTFADIDAWPLCLDTHDVDSIVETVAAISPGFAGINLEDIAAPKCFEIEDRLRARLDIPVFHDDQHGTAIVALAALRNALRVVDKDLAQVRIVMSGAGAAGTAILKLILEAGATDVVVCDIDGVVHTGRPGLGGQLSWIGEHTNPRSVTGSLCDVIGGADVFIGVSAPNVLSVHDVESMADGAIVFALANPTPEIDPALARAHAAVVATGRSDYPNQINNVLAFPGVFRGLLDAQSHGIGTDVLLAASRAISETVSDDELNANYIIPSVFHPEVHVRVAEAVRAAAVQAGR, from the coding sequence GTGCCTGCTCCGAGCGTCTCGTACTCCATCACCATCCGGCTCGAGGTCCCCGCGGGGGGCTCGGCCGTCAGCGATCTGACCACTGTGGTGGAGAAGGCCGGGGGAGTCGTCACGGCCCTCGATGTGACGGGATCGCACACCGAGCTGCTCGGCATCGACCTCACCGTGGCGACGTCGGACACCGACCACGCGGACCGGATCGTCGTCGCCCTCAAGGCCATCGGCGACGCGGACGTCAAGAAGGTCTCGGACCGGACGTTCCTCATGCATCTCGGCGGTGTCATCGAGGTCGCCACGAAGCACCCGCTGCGTACGCGTGACGACCTGTCCATGATCTACACACCCGGCGTGGCCCGAATCAGCGAGGCGATCGCTCGTGACAAGGAGGACGCGCGCCGTCTGACGGTCAAGCGCAACGCCGTCGCGGTCGTCACCGACGGGTCTGCCGTCCTGGGCCTCGGCGACATCGGCCCGCACGCGGCGCTGCCCGTCATGGAGGGCAAGGCGGCGCTGTTCAAAACGTTCGCCGACATCGACGCATGGCCGCTATGCCTGGACACCCACGACGTGGACTCGATCGTCGAGACCGTCGCTGCGATCTCGCCCGGCTTCGCGGGCATCAACCTCGAGGACATCGCGGCGCCGAAGTGCTTCGAGATCGAGGACCGCCTTCGAGCCCGCCTCGACATCCCGGTCTTCCACGACGACCAGCACGGCACCGCAATTGTCGCCCTCGCCGCCCTGCGCAACGCGCTGCGCGTCGTCGACAAGGACCTCGCGCAGGTCCGCATCGTCATGTCCGGCGCGGGCGCCGCGGGCACTGCGATCCTCAAGCTCATCCTCGAGGCGGGTGCCACCGACGTCGTCGTGTGCGACATCGACGGCGTCGTGCACACCGGCCGGCCGGGGCTCGGCGGGCAGCTGAGCTGGATCGGCGAGCACACCAACCCGCGCAGCGTCACGGGCTCTCTGTGCGACGTGATCGGGGGTGCGGACGTGTTCATCGGCGTCTCGGCGCCCAACGTCCTGTCCGTCCACGACGTCGAGTCGATGGCCGACGGTGCCATCGTCTTCGCGCTGGCCAACCCAACGCCGGAGATCGACCCTGCCCTGGCGCGAGCGCACGCCGCCGTCGTGGCGACGGGGCGGTCGGACTACCCGAACCAGATCAACAACGTTCTCGCGTTCCCGGGGGTGTTCCGCGGGCTGCTCGATGCGCAAAGCCACGGGATCGGGACGGACGTGCTGCTCGCGGCGTCGCGCGCGATCTCGGAGACGGTGTCGGACGACGAGCTGAACGCCAACTACATCATCCCGAGCGTGTTCCACCCCGAGGTCCATGTCCGGGTCGCCGAGGCCGTCCGCGCGGCGGCGGTGCAGGCCGGTCGCTGA
- a CDS encoding SLC13 family permease → MKARHLLVIAAATLVLATGWLPLGDALELARRTGPILVFVVAITAYSELCAVCGLFDAAAGVAVRAATGRRFLLWLAVATLATLCTVALSLDTTAVLLTPVVLAMARRTGSTALPLAMTVLALSNTASLLLPVSNLTNLLAAPDLARHGTRYVAVMALPAVIVLATTLLVLSLLHRRGISGRFVSAPGPRPDDPVLVRIAAAVTTVMVAGFVAGQDYALVATAGTLALGAAVLVRRRSLVVPVADLVPWPMLITVAGLFVVVAGAHEHGLADLASRIAGTGSGPVDLAQLAVAGAVSANGINNLPAFLALSPVVLGDAVRTAVLLVAVNAGPLITPWGSLATLLWWRQVRRHGDPTDQPGWRQVVGQGLVLAPLAVGAGTLSITLVR, encoded by the coding sequence GTGAAGGCCCGGCACCTCCTCGTGATCGCGGCGGCGACTCTTGTCCTCGCGACCGGGTGGCTGCCTCTCGGGGATGCCCTGGAGCTCGCCCGGCGCACCGGCCCCATACTCGTTTTCGTCGTCGCGATCACCGCGTACTCCGAGCTCTGCGCCGTCTGCGGACTCTTCGACGCCGCCGCCGGGGTTGCGGTCCGGGCTGCCACCGGACGCCGCTTCCTGCTCTGGTTGGCCGTCGCCACCCTCGCGACGCTGTGCACGGTGGCGCTGTCGCTCGACACCACCGCCGTGCTGCTGACCCCGGTCGTGCTGGCGATGGCCCGGCGTACGGGCTCGACAGCGCTCCCCCTCGCCATGACCGTGCTGGCATTGTCCAACACGGCATCACTCCTGCTGCCCGTCTCGAACCTCACCAACCTGCTCGCGGCCCCGGACCTCGCACGGCACGGCACACGCTATGTCGCCGTGATGGCGCTGCCCGCCGTCATCGTCCTCGCGACCACGCTCCTCGTCCTGTCCCTCCTCCACCGCCGGGGCATCAGCGGCCGCTTTGTCTCGGCGCCGGGCCCGCGGCCGGACGACCCGGTGCTCGTCCGAATCGCCGCCGCCGTCACGACGGTCATGGTCGCCGGGTTCGTCGCGGGCCAGGACTACGCGCTCGTCGCGACCGCAGGGACGCTCGCCCTGGGTGCTGCCGTCCTCGTCCGACGACGCAGCCTGGTGGTCCCGGTCGCCGACCTCGTGCCGTGGCCGATGCTGATCACGGTCGCTGGTCTCTTCGTCGTGGTCGCCGGTGCCCATGAGCACGGCCTCGCCGACCTCGCGAGCCGCATCGCCGGGACGGGCTCCGGCCCTGTCGACCTCGCGCAGCTCGCCGTGGCGGGAGCGGTGTCGGCCAACGGCATCAACAACCTGCCCGCTTTCCTCGCCCTCAGCCCTGTCGTGCTCGGCGACGCCGTACGCACCGCCGTGCTGCTCGTCGCGGTGAACGCGGGCCCGCTGATCACGCCGTGGGGCTCGCTCGCGACGCTGCTGTGGTGGCGCCAGGTCCGCCGGCACGGCGACCCGACCGACCAGCCCGGGTGGCGGCAGGTCGTCGGGCAGGGACTCGTGCTCGCCCCGCTCGCCGTCGGCGCCGGGACGCTGTCGATCACCCTCGTACGGTGA
- a CDS encoding family 1 encapsulin nanocompartment shell protein — MNNLHRSLAPISAAAWAQIEEEASRTFRRNLAGRRVIDVHDPEGVQLAGLSTGHRSAPGTDPNGVEVRRREVAPVAELRVTFDLSREDVDDVERGSNDSDWQPVKDAARALAFAEDGAVFHGLSAVGIRGITESSSNPRLALPADAVDYPDVVARALSQLRLAGVEGPYALLLSADAYTQVNETTDHGYPIHEQLSRLLHDNIVWAPAISGAVLLSTRGGDYDLHLGQDTSIGYLHHDDETVTLYLQESFAFLPLTDEASVVLDR, encoded by the coding sequence ATGAACAACCTGCACCGCTCGCTCGCACCGATCTCTGCTGCCGCCTGGGCGCAGATCGAGGAGGAGGCGAGCCGCACCTTCCGGCGCAACCTCGCCGGGCGCCGGGTCATCGACGTCCACGACCCCGAGGGCGTCCAGCTCGCCGGTCTCTCCACCGGCCACCGCAGCGCCCCCGGCACCGACCCGAACGGCGTGGAGGTGCGCCGCCGCGAGGTGGCGCCGGTCGCCGAGCTGCGGGTCACGTTCGACCTGAGCCGTGAGGACGTCGACGACGTCGAACGCGGCTCCAACGACTCCGACTGGCAACCGGTCAAGGACGCGGCCCGCGCTCTCGCCTTCGCCGAGGACGGCGCGGTGTTCCACGGGCTCAGCGCAGTCGGAATCCGCGGGATCACGGAGTCGTCGAGCAACCCCCGTCTCGCGCTCCCGGCCGACGCCGTCGACTACCCCGATGTCGTCGCCCGGGCGCTGAGCCAGCTGCGGCTCGCCGGCGTAGAGGGTCCGTACGCGCTCCTGCTCAGCGCCGACGCCTACACGCAGGTCAATGAGACCACCGACCACGGCTACCCCATCCACGAGCAGCTTTCACGGCTGCTCCACGACAACATCGTGTGGGCACCCGCGATCTCGGGCGCCGTGCTGCTGTCGACGCGCGGAGGCGACTACGACCTCCATCTCGGGCAGGACACGTCGATCGGCTACCTCCACCACGACGACGAGACGGTCACGCTCTATCTGCAGGAGTCCTTCGCCTTCCTCCCCCTGACCGACGAGGCGTCGGTCGTCCTCGACCGATGA
- a CDS encoding thioesterase family protein: MSGALRLEDLSGAEPDLVLTVPPEYEDGNGHVNIRHYFDLHARASDRAFERIGIHEPYRQAHELSVFSMEHRIRYLDEVLVGQDVAVYVRFLTRSPKIVHGMQMLFNATTGALANTFEFVEGHVSLAERRTVPWPNDVAARIDEAIVDGSAWPALPHEPGLALR, from the coding sequence GTGAGCGGCGCGCTGCGGCTCGAGGACCTTTCCGGCGCCGAGCCGGACCTCGTCCTCACCGTCCCTCCGGAGTACGAGGACGGCAACGGACACGTCAACATCCGCCACTACTTCGACCTGCACGCGCGGGCATCGGACCGGGCCTTCGAGAGGATCGGCATCCACGAGCCCTATCGCCAGGCGCACGAGCTGAGCGTCTTCAGCATGGAGCACCGGATCCGCTACCTCGACGAGGTGCTCGTGGGTCAGGACGTCGCCGTGTACGTCCGTTTCCTGACGCGCTCGCCCAAGATCGTCCACGGGATGCAGATGCTCTTCAACGCCACGACGGGGGCGCTCGCGAACACGTTCGAGTTCGTCGAGGGTCACGTCAGCCTCGCGGAGCGCCGTACGGTCCCGTGGCCCAACGACGTGGCGGCGCGGATCGACGAGGCGATCGTCGACGGCTCGGCGTGGCCTGCGCTTCCGCACGAGCCCGGACTGGCCCTGCGCTGA
- a CDS encoding pyridoxamine 5'-phosphate oxidase family protein, translating into MSSRALVTLDAVETKALLGTARVGHLAYQSHRGLDVTPVNYRLCGDTIYIRTVEDGTLAALAPGPAAVAFLVTYLDRLSQTGWSVKVRGKISAVDETVEIPDVDPEPWTGLPGTMLLALTIDEMTGRRVG; encoded by the coding sequence ATGAGCAGCAGAGCGCTCGTGACCCTCGATGCCGTCGAAACCAAGGCGCTGCTCGGCACGGCGCGCGTCGGCCACCTCGCCTACCAGTCCCACCGAGGGCTCGACGTCACGCCGGTCAATTATCGGCTCTGCGGAGACACCATCTACATCCGGACGGTGGAAGACGGCACGCTTGCCGCGCTTGCCCCCGGGCCGGCGGCAGTCGCGTTCCTGGTGACCTACCTCGACCGCCTGTCGCAGACCGGTTGGAGCGTGAAGGTCCGCGGCAAGATCAGTGCCGTCGACGAGACGGTCGAGATCCCGGACGTCGACCCTGAGCCGTGGACCGGTCTGCCGGGCACGATGCTGCTCGCCCTGACGATCGACGAGATGACCGGCCGCCGCGTCGGCTGA